A window of the Juglans microcarpa x Juglans regia isolate MS1-56 chromosome 5D, Jm3101_v1.0, whole genome shotgun sequence genome harbors these coding sequences:
- the LOC121265799 gene encoding uncharacterized protein LOC121265799, protein MATPYHPQASGQIEVSNLELKRILEKIDVGLSARLWKSLSSTCELEHIAYWATRTLNFDLQVVSKKRVLQINEMDEFHNDAYENAQFTKITLKDGTISIF, encoded by the exons ATGGCgacaccataccatcctcaaGCGAGTGGCCAGATTGAGGTGTCTAATCTGGAGCTGAAGCGCATACTGGAGAAAATC GATGTCGGCTTATCGGCTCGTTTATGGAAAAGCCTGTCATCTACCTGTGAGCTAGAACACATAGCCTATTGGGCGACGAGAACACTAAACTTTGATTTACAAGTGGTTAGCAAGAAAAGAGTACTGCAGATCaatgagatggatgagttccacaatgatgcttatgagaatgctcAATTTACAAAGATAACATTAAAAGATGGCACAATAAGCATATTCTGA